A stretch of the Glutamicibacter sp. JL.03c genome encodes the following:
- the dinB gene encoding DNA polymerase IV produces the protein MVQRAVLHVDMDAFFVSVELRDRPELVNMPVIVGHPGGRSVVLSASYDCRARGIHSAMPMSQAMPLMPEATIVAPSHDKYAKASEEIMAYFRTITPLVEQVSVDEAFLDVTGSMRRLGGPVEIGQGIREHIRTQMGLPASVGIAKNKFIAKLASTYAKPDGMAVIAPERTGEFLEELPVSKMWGVGKRTGEQLRALGIETVGQLSREPESRLVARMGEHGRSLHLLSQGIDDRPVQVTRDEKSISAEHTFAEDVSDVQVLESELIRLSHRVARRLRDHGKAAGGVGLKIKYRDFTGVTRSKALGAAADSSATISEASVLLLRKLLPLTQPVRLIGVRAERLEDPDFGLQLSLDPKDEKVREAERVADLIGQKFPQSLVTPARFLRPPD, from the coding sequence ATGGTGCAACGCGCAGTGCTGCATGTGGACATGGACGCCTTTTTTGTCTCCGTCGAGTTGCGCGATCGCCCGGAACTGGTCAACATGCCTGTTATTGTCGGGCATCCGGGCGGTAGGAGCGTCGTGCTCTCAGCGTCCTATGATTGCCGTGCCAGGGGCATTCATTCCGCGATGCCAATGAGCCAGGCGATGCCGCTGATGCCTGAGGCAACGATTGTGGCGCCGAGCCACGACAAATATGCGAAGGCATCAGAAGAAATCATGGCTTACTTCCGTACGATCACTCCGTTGGTCGAACAGGTAAGCGTGGACGAGGCATTTCTGGACGTGACAGGCAGCATGCGCAGGCTAGGTGGCCCTGTCGAAATAGGACAAGGGATTCGCGAGCACATACGTACGCAGATGGGATTGCCGGCTAGTGTAGGTATCGCGAAGAACAAATTCATCGCCAAGCTTGCATCTACGTATGCCAAGCCGGACGGAATGGCCGTGATTGCGCCAGAGCGAACTGGCGAGTTTCTCGAAGAGCTTCCGGTTTCAAAGATGTGGGGCGTTGGCAAGCGTACTGGAGAGCAGCTGCGCGCGCTGGGGATCGAGACTGTAGGACAGTTGTCCCGGGAACCTGAATCGAGGCTGGTGGCACGAATGGGCGAGCATGGCCGTTCCTTGCATCTGCTATCTCAAGGAATCGATGATCGTCCGGTGCAGGTGACGCGAGATGAAAAAAGCATTTCCGCAGAGCATACGTTCGCCGAGGACGTTTCAGATGTCCAAGTACTCGAGAGCGAATTGATTCGACTCAGTCATAGAGTTGCAAGGCGTTTGCGGGATCATGGCAAGGCCGCTGGGGGTGTCGGCCTGAAGATCAAATATCGGGATTTCACAGGCGTCACGCGTTCGAAAGCGTTGGGCGCCGCAGCGGACTCATCGGCAACAATTAGCGAAGCTTCCGTGTTGCTCTTGAGGAAGTTGCTGCCGTTAACGCAGCCCGTCCGCTTGATTGGGGTACGTGCTGAACGTCTAGAAGATCCTGATTTTGGGCTTCAGCTAAGCCTTGATCCTAAGGACGAGAAAGTGCGGGAGGCAGAACGAGTGGCTGACCTGATCGGACAGAAGTTTCCGCAAT